A section of the Ornithinimicrobium sufpigmenti genome encodes:
- a CDS encoding thermonuclease family protein: MKTVLVGLVSAGAVIVGGGTAVAVLSGPPGPDKAQVVEVIDGDTVDVSYDGSTHRVRLLNIDTPETKDPNAPVECLGAEATAYLEQLLEPGDAVRLEFDVERLDQYDRELAGVYEGDTLINAEIARAGMGVPVIFEPNRKFYPEVVAAYEEAKAAGVGLFSASTECTLTAQVEGYAALVVALEGLESPEHAVSTAEELAEQGDSLIAVIAGAEAGSLVAAGLTGPELEALQLKVTDLHQRAQDAGDSAREEVERLKEEAEKKAAEEKAKEEAEKKAKEEAEKKAAEEKAKEEAEKKAKEEAEKKAAEEKAAAEAAREAAEQAERDRKAAQPQPQPQPVAPQPAPPAPAPPAPAPPAPQPPPTVPYYKNCDAARAAGAAPVYIGTPGYGKHLDRDGDGIGCE, encoded by the coding sequence ATGAAGACGGTGCTCGTAGGTTTGGTCAGTGCAGGGGCGGTCATCGTCGGCGGGGGTACAGCGGTCGCGGTGCTGTCCGGTCCGCCCGGGCCGGACAAGGCGCAGGTCGTCGAGGTCATCGACGGGGACACCGTGGACGTCAGCTATGACGGCAGCACCCACCGGGTGCGCCTGCTCAACATCGACACTCCCGAGACCAAGGACCCGAACGCCCCGGTGGAGTGCCTGGGGGCGGAGGCAACGGCATACCTGGAGCAGCTCCTCGAGCCTGGCGACGCGGTGCGTCTGGAGTTCGACGTCGAGCGGCTTGACCAGTACGACCGCGAGCTGGCCGGCGTCTACGAGGGCGACACCCTCATCAACGCCGAGATCGCGCGAGCCGGCATGGGCGTGCCCGTCATCTTCGAGCCCAACCGCAAGTTCTACCCCGAGGTGGTCGCGGCGTACGAGGAGGCCAAGGCCGCCGGGGTCGGCCTGTTCAGCGCCTCCACCGAGTGCACCCTCACCGCCCAGGTCGAGGGGTATGCGGCACTGGTGGTCGCCCTGGAGGGGCTGGAGAGCCCGGAGCACGCCGTCAGCACCGCCGAGGAACTGGCGGAGCAGGGGGACTCCCTCATCGCCGTGATCGCCGGCGCTGAGGCGGGCTCCCTGGTCGCCGCCGGTCTGACCGGACCCGAGCTGGAGGCCCTGCAGCTCAAGGTCACCGACCTGCATCAGCGTGCCCAGGACGCGGGGGACTCGGCACGCGAGGAGGTCGAGCGACTCAAGGAGGAGGCGGAGAAGAAGGCCGCCGAGGAGAAGGCGAAGGAGGAAGCCGAGAAGAAGGCGAAGGAAGAGGCGGAGAAGAAGGCCGCCGAGGAGAAGGCGAAGGAAGAGGCCGAGAAGAAGGCCAAGGAAGAGGCGGAGAAGAAGGCCGCCGAGGAGAAGGCGGCGGCCGAAGCCGCCCGTGAGGCCGCTGAGCAGGCCGAGCGAGACCGCAAGGCCGCCCAGCCGCAGCCGCAGCCCCAGCCGGTCGCGCCGCAGCCGGCACCGCCTGCTCCTGCACCTCCCGCCCCGGCACCCCCTGCTCCTCAACCCCCGCCCACCGTGCCCTACTACAAGAACTGCGACGCCGCCCGCGCCGCGGGTGCCGCGCCCGTGTACATCGGCACACCCGGCTACGGCAAGCACCTGGACCGGGACGGCGACGGGATCGGCTGCGAGTAG
- a CDS encoding GNAT family N-acetyltransferase codes for MTTPPPGPVRLEADGLVLRAYGPADVPDLDAAFADVEIARWSPAPAGPDPAEAFIRSRNDWSEGDHASWAIADAADRLVGSVSVHRMDRVQGDAQIGYWVAPWARRQGYAVRAVRLATRFAVSELGMHRLALYHAVANPGSCAVATAAGFRLEGTMRESYLYADGVHHDEHVHGLLARDVLPG; via the coding sequence ATGACCACTCCCCCGCCCGGCCCCGTGCGTCTGGAGGCTGACGGCCTCGTGCTGCGTGCCTACGGTCCCGCAGACGTCCCCGACCTTGACGCCGCGTTCGCCGACGTCGAGATCGCCCGCTGGAGCCCCGCGCCGGCCGGTCCGGATCCCGCCGAGGCTTTCATCCGCTCTCGCAACGACTGGAGCGAGGGCGACCACGCGTCCTGGGCGATCGCCGACGCCGCCGACCGGCTCGTGGGCTCGGTGTCGGTCCACAGGATGGACCGGGTCCAGGGGGACGCGCAGATCGGTTACTGGGTGGCACCGTGGGCACGCAGGCAGGGGTATGCCGTGCGCGCGGTCCGGCTGGCCACCCGGTTCGCGGTGAGCGAGCTGGGGATGCACCGGCTGGCGCTCTACCACGCGGTCGCGAACCCGGGCTCGTGCGCGGTGGCGACGGCCGCCGGGTTCCGGCTCGAGGGCACGATGCGTGAGTCCTACCTCTATGCCGACGGTGTGCACCACGACGAGCACGTGCACGGGCTGTTGGCTCGAGACGTCCTGCCCGGGTAG
- a CDS encoding DUF1648 domain-containing protein yields the protein MTGGPGESWQEREARRSRIAQEARQLDREPAGWPARLLLALATVAWLATLVWLALTLPEQVPTHWSSGGTPDGWSSKASALLFVTAIPLLLFYPLIWLSRLVIVWPQAVNTPHKEWWLERPRRLVRFERLVREDLMVIVAVSLLLMVGSDLIIGYAAHEPGGTVPGWWFPALLVAYLLVLGVVMLRMMGGPRYRPDDTDPGLT from the coding sequence ATGACCGGCGGGCCGGGGGAGTCGTGGCAGGAGCGCGAGGCGCGGCGCAGCCGGATCGCGCAGGAGGCCCGCCAGCTGGACCGGGAGCCCGCGGGGTGGCCGGCGCGGCTCCTGCTGGCCCTCGCCACAGTCGCGTGGCTGGCGACGCTCGTCTGGCTGGCGTTGACCTTGCCCGAGCAGGTGCCGACCCACTGGTCCTCGGGGGGCACCCCCGACGGCTGGTCGAGCAAGGCCTCCGCGCTGCTCTTCGTCACGGCGATCCCGCTGCTGTTGTTCTACCCCCTGATCTGGCTCTCCCGCCTCGTCATCGTGTGGCCCCAGGCCGTCAACACCCCGCACAAGGAGTGGTGGCTGGAGCGGCCACGGCGTCTGGTCCGGTTCGAGCGGCTCGTGCGGGAGGACCTCATGGTCATCGTGGCGGTCTCGCTGCTGCTCATGGTGGGGAGCGACCTGATCATCGGGTATGCCGCGCACGAGCCGGGTGGGACGGTACCGGGGTGGTGGTTCCCTGCCCTGCTCGTCGCCTACCTCCTGGTGCTCGGTGTGGTCATGCTCCGCATGATGGGCGGTCCGCGCTACCGGCCGGACGACACCGACCCTGGGTTGACGTGA
- the nrdR gene encoding transcriptional regulator NrdR — protein MHCPFCRHTDSRVVDSRVQEEGTVIRRRRQCPECGRRFGTVESATLSVIKRSGATEPFSRDKVISGARKACQGRPVTEAQLQVLAQQVEESIRSLGQAEVDAHEVGLAILEPLRCLDEVAYLRFASVYQAFDSLEDFEAAITLLRTERDAPATAGDPVRPAGMP, from the coding sequence ATGCACTGTCCGTTCTGCAGGCACACCGACTCCCGCGTCGTGGACAGCCGCGTCCAGGAGGAGGGCACCGTCATCCGGCGGCGCCGCCAGTGCCCCGAGTGCGGCCGCCGGTTCGGCACGGTCGAGAGCGCCACCCTGTCGGTGATCAAGCGCTCCGGCGCCACCGAGCCGTTCAGCCGCGACAAGGTCATCTCCGGCGCTCGCAAGGCCTGCCAGGGCCGGCCGGTGACCGAGGCGCAGCTGCAGGTGCTGGCCCAGCAGGTCGAGGAGTCCATCCGCTCCCTGGGCCAGGCCGAGGTCGACGCCCACGAGGTGGGGCTGGCGATCCTCGAGCCGCTGCGCTGCCTCGACGAGGTCGCCTACCTGCGCTTCGCCTCCGTCTACCAGGCCTTCGACTCCCTCGAGGACTTCGAGGCCGCCATCACCCTGCTGCGCACCGAGCGGGATGCACCGGCCACAGCCGGTGATCCCGTCCGACCTGCGGGTATGCCGTAA
- a CDS encoding vitamin B12-dependent ribonucleotide reductase has protein sequence MTETTGAKARARRSGKGLKIERIFTTPGVHPYDQVTWESRDIVQTNWKSGETIFEQRGVEFPDFWSVNASTIVTTKYFRGAVGTPERETGLKQLIDRVVLTYTQAGKEHGYFATDEDADVFEHELTYALLHQIFSFNSPVWFNVGTASPQQVSACFILSVDDSMDSILNWYKEEGFIFKGGSGAGLNLSRIRSSKELLSSGGTASGPVSFMRGADASAGTIKSGGATRRAAKMVVLDVDHPDIEEFIETKAREEDKIRALRDAGFDMDLGGKDIVSVQYQNANNSVRVTDEFMRAVEEGKEFGLTSRKDGSVIETIDAKGLFEKMAQAAWESADPGIQYDGTINDWHTNPETGRITASNPCSEYMSLDNSSCNLASINLLKFLREDDTFDVETFEKVTELIFTAMDISICFADFPTEKIGETTRDYRQLGIGYANLGALLMATGHGYDSDGGRALAASITSLMTGAAYKRSAELAAVVGPYNGYARNADAHKRVMRKHQAANDEIRTLHTMDSQIHKAATKAWDAVVKTGEKNGFRNAQASLLAPTGTIGFMMDCDTTGIEPDFSLVKFKKLVGGGSMQIVNQTIPRALKRMGYTEETIEAIVEYIAENGHVIDAPGLKTEHYEVFDTAMGARSIAPMGHVRMMAAVQPFLSGAISKTVNLPESATVEEVEDVYLQGWKLGLKALAIYRDGCKVGQPLSDGKGDNNGKQAEKEAEPVVEKVIEYRPVRKRLPKRRASQTTSFAVGGAEGYLTAGTYDDGDLGEIFLKFGKQGSTLAGVMDAFSIAVSIGLQYGVPLETFVEKFTNLRFEPAGLTDDPDVRMAQSIMDYVFRRLALDHLDFESRSYMGIHSAEERARQLETGSYAPVTPSNGSDEDVDDQLESFSQSAAMRREPETKQAEKAADQSGAGAADARAVSPEVHSSAELMEQFAGKVNDAPICMTCGTKMRPAGSCYVCEGCGSTSGCS, from the coding sequence ATGACCGAGACGACCGGGGCGAAGGCTCGCGCCCGCCGCAGCGGCAAGGGCCTGAAGATCGAGCGGATCTTCACCACGCCTGGCGTCCACCCGTACGACCAGGTCACCTGGGAGTCGCGGGACATCGTCCAGACCAACTGGAAGAGCGGCGAGACCATCTTCGAGCAGCGCGGAGTGGAGTTCCCCGACTTCTGGTCGGTGAACGCCTCCACGATCGTGACCACGAAGTACTTCCGCGGTGCCGTCGGGACCCCGGAGCGGGAGACCGGCCTCAAGCAGCTCATCGACCGCGTGGTGCTCACCTACACCCAGGCGGGCAAGGAGCACGGCTACTTCGCGACCGACGAAGACGCGGACGTCTTCGAGCACGAGCTCACCTACGCCCTGCTGCACCAGATCTTCAGCTTCAACTCCCCGGTGTGGTTCAACGTCGGCACCGCCAGCCCGCAGCAGGTCAGCGCCTGCTTCATCCTCTCGGTCGACGACTCGATGGACTCGATCCTCAACTGGTACAAGGAGGAGGGCTTCATCTTCAAGGGCGGCTCCGGCGCCGGCCTCAACCTCTCCCGCATCCGCTCCTCCAAGGAGCTGCTCTCCTCCGGCGGCACCGCCTCCGGCCCGGTCTCCTTCATGCGCGGCGCCGACGCCTCCGCGGGCACGATCAAGTCCGGCGGCGCGACCCGCCGCGCGGCCAAGATGGTCGTGCTCGACGTCGACCACCCGGACATCGAGGAGTTCATCGAGACGAAGGCGCGCGAGGAGGACAAGATCCGCGCGCTGCGTGACGCCGGCTTCGACATGGACCTAGGCGGCAAGGACATCGTGTCCGTGCAGTACCAAAACGCCAACAACTCCGTGCGTGTCACCGACGAGTTCATGCGCGCCGTGGAGGAGGGCAAGGAGTTCGGCCTGACCTCCCGCAAGGACGGCTCGGTCATCGAGACCATCGACGCCAAGGGCCTCTTCGAGAAGATGGCCCAGGCCGCGTGGGAGAGCGCCGACCCGGGGATCCAGTACGACGGAACCATTAATGATTGGCACACCAATCCAGAAACTGGACGTATTACTGCGTCTAATCCTTGCTCAGAATATATGAGCCTAGACAATTCTTCTTGCAATCTTGCGTCCATCAACCTGCTCAAATTCCTGCGCGAGGACGACACCTTCGACGTCGAGACCTTCGAGAAGGTCACCGAGCTGATCTTCACGGCGATGGACATCTCGATCTGCTTCGCCGACTTCCCGACCGAGAAGATTGGTGAGACTACCCGCGACTACCGTCAGCTGGGCATCGGCTACGCCAACCTCGGCGCGCTGCTCATGGCCACCGGCCACGGCTACGACTCCGACGGCGGCCGAGCGCTCGCCGCCTCGATCACCTCGCTCATGACCGGCGCCGCCTACAAGCGTTCCGCCGAGCTCGCCGCGGTCGTCGGTCCCTACAACGGGTATGCCCGCAACGCCGACGCGCACAAGCGGGTCATGCGCAAGCACCAGGCCGCCAACGACGAGATCCGCACCCTGCACACCATGGACAGCCAGATCCACAAGGCTGCCACCAAGGCGTGGGACGCCGTGGTCAAGACTGGTGAGAAGAACGGCTTCCGCAACGCGCAGGCCTCGCTGCTGGCCCCGACCGGGACTATCGGCTTCATGATGGACTGCGACACCACCGGCATCGAGCCGGACTTCTCCTTGGTCAAGTTCAAGAAGCTGGTCGGCGGCGGCTCGATGCAGATCGTCAACCAGACAATCCCGCGCGCGCTGAAGCGGATGGGCTACACCGAGGAGACCATCGAGGCGATCGTCGAGTACATCGCCGAGAACGGCCACGTCATCGACGCCCCGGGGCTGAAGACCGAGCACTACGAGGTCTTCGACACCGCCATGGGTGCCCGCTCGATCGCGCCCATGGGCCACGTGCGGATGATGGCCGCGGTCCAGCCGTTCCTGTCCGGTGCCATCTCCAAGACGGTCAACCTGCCGGAGTCGGCGACCGTGGAGGAGGTCGAGGACGTCTACCTGCAGGGCTGGAAGCTCGGCCTGAAGGCCCTGGCCATCTACAGGGATGGCTGCAAGGTCGGCCAGCCGCTGTCCGACGGCAAGGGCGACAACAACGGCAAGCAGGCCGAGAAGGAGGCCGAGCCGGTCGTCGAGAAGGTCATCGAGTACCGTCCCGTCCGCAAGCGGCTGCCCAAGCGTCGCGCCTCGCAGACCACCAGCTTCGCCGTGGGTGGCGCCGAGGGCTACCTCACCGCCGGCACCTACGACGACGGCGACCTGGGCGAGATCTTCCTCAAGTTCGGCAAGCAGGGCTCGACCCTTGCCGGCGTGATGGACGCCTTTTCGATCGCCGTCTCGATCGGCCTGCAGTACGGCGTGCCGCTGGAGACCTTCGTGGAGAAGTTCACCAACCTGCGCTTCGAGCCGGCCGGCCTGACCGACGACCCGGACGTGCGCATGGCGCAGTCGATCATGGACTACGTCTTCCGCCGCCTGGCGCTGGATCACCTGGACTTCGAGTCCCGGTCTTACATGGGTATCCACTCCGCCGAGGAGCGCGCCCGCCAGCTGGAGACCGGCTCCTACGCCCCCGTCACGCCGTCCAACGGCTCCGACGAGGACGTGGACGACCAGCTGGAGTCCTTCAGCCAGAGCGCGGCCATGCGGCGTGAGCCGGAGACCAAGCAGGCGGAGAAGGCAGCGGACCAGTCTGGTGCCGGCGCGGCCGACGCCCGCGCGGTCAGCCCTGAGGTCCACTCCTCGGCCGAGCTCATGGAGCAGTTCGCCGGCAAGGTCAACGACGCGCCGATCTGCATGACCTGCGGCACGAAGATGCGGCCGGCCGGCTCGTGCTACGTGTGCGAGGGCTGCGGGAGCACCAGCGGCTGCAGCTGA
- a CDS encoding LAGLIDADG family homing endonuclease, with protein sequence MSGYAVDQWVATPGGVKRLEELAGPRAVKPVVELRLSDGSQVRCTPDHPFLTKERGLVKATDLGPSDRLVRSIQYTARSECSHRLPAQARAIAADSPLPLPLTWDEDLAHYVGWLVGDGSFTPRGAVTVYGSAVAISQTMPAHLRSLQSWTLFTPKPSVQANRTMQLRSMRRQFVDYLCALGVVQEKSARKVVPASIFTAPEEALTAFMRGLFDADGCVVNDVGKGTRYVGLGSKAEGLVVGVQTLLLSLGISSRIYQTAGKKDCFQHTRKDGRHVTYSSRGPSYDLRITGRSLREFAVLIDFGLEPKRQKLLGVIDHHGYYATDESVRLQVAPLPAGVAQVALTRSGQWTPPLGFREDDPGGPGERGGHCSVPDSEKLPRCRREYTSHW encoded by the coding sequence ATGAGCGGGTATGCGGTCGATCAGTGGGTGGCGACGCCCGGTGGTGTCAAGCGACTAGAGGAACTCGCCGGACCGCGCGCCGTCAAGCCGGTCGTAGAGCTCCGCCTCAGTGATGGATCACAAGTTCGCTGCACGCCTGACCATCCCTTTCTGACGAAGGAACGAGGTCTGGTCAAGGCGACGGACCTGGGCCCGAGTGACCGGCTGGTCCGCTCGATTCAGTACACAGCGCGCAGCGAATGCTCTCACCGGCTACCTGCTCAGGCGCGGGCTATCGCCGCCGATTCACCCCTCCCTCTACCCCTAACGTGGGACGAAGACTTGGCTCATTACGTTGGCTGGCTGGTAGGCGACGGTAGCTTCACCCCTCGAGGAGCGGTGACGGTTTATGGCTCGGCGGTCGCGATTAGTCAGACGATGCCCGCCCACCTACGCTCGCTGCAGAGCTGGACGCTCTTCACGCCCAAGCCGAGCGTGCAAGCGAATAGGACTATGCAACTTCGTTCGATGCGTCGCCAGTTCGTTGACTACCTGTGCGCTCTCGGGGTTGTCCAGGAGAAGTCAGCACGGAAGGTTGTTCCTGCGTCAATCTTCACCGCACCCGAGGAGGCCCTCACCGCGTTCATGCGCGGCCTGTTTGACGCCGACGGGTGCGTGGTCAACGATGTGGGCAAGGGGACCCGCTACGTTGGACTTGGCAGTAAGGCCGAGGGTCTCGTGGTGGGCGTGCAAACACTGCTCCTGTCGTTAGGAATATCCAGTCGCATCTACCAGACGGCGGGCAAGAAGGACTGCTTCCAACACACTCGCAAGGACGGACGGCACGTCACCTACTCGTCGCGGGGCCCGTCATACGACCTGAGAATCACTGGCCGATCGCTGCGAGAGTTCGCGGTGCTTATCGACTTCGGGCTAGAACCGAAACGCCAGAAGTTGCTCGGCGTCATCGATCACCACGGTTATTACGCCACCGACGAGTCTGTGCGATTGCAGGTGGCTCCGCTGCCTGCTGGTGTAGCACAGGTCGCTCTGACAAGGAGCGGTCAATGGACGCCCCCGCTGGGTTTCCGCGAAGATGATCCAGGTGGGCCAGGTGAGCGTGGCGGCCACTGTTCTGTGCCCGACTCTGAGAAGCTACCCAGGTGCAGACGGGAATATACGAGTCACTGGTGA